In Candidatus Methylomirabilota bacterium, a genomic segment contains:
- a CDS encoding methylmalonyl-CoA mutase family protein, whose product EPPEPGALEVHKVAPDVEARQLARLRAARARRDEVRVAALLERLAREAADPNVNLMPVTIELAAARASMGEIVGRLREVWGRYVETPVF is encoded by the coding sequence CGAGCCGCCCGAGCCGGGCGCCCTCGAGGTGCACAAGGTCGCGCCCGACGTCGAGGCGCGCCAGCTCGCGCGGCTCCGCGCGGCGCGGGCGCGGCGGGACGAGGTCCGCGTCGCCGCGCTGCTCGAGCGGCTGGCCCGCGAGGCGGCCGACCCGAACGTCAACCTGATGCCGGTCACGATCGAGCTCGCGGCGGCGCGGGCCTCGATGGGCGAGATCGTCGGCCGGCTGCGCGAGGTGTGGGGACGGTACGTCGAAACTCCGGTCTTCTAG
- a CDS encoding CBS domain-containing protein, which translates to MDIASILATKGDTAVTVRPEQNIREALAVLARHNIGALIVADAAGKPVGILSERDIVREAAKNEAVFARRVGDLMTRDVIMGQPHDDLQAVANTMTEKRIRHLPVMDKGKLVGIVSIGDVVKAQRDHYRGEADTLQAMILDPDPGHGR; encoded by the coding sequence ATGGACATCGCGAGCATCCTGGCGACAAAGGGCGACACGGCGGTCACGGTCCGTCCGGAGCAGAACATCCGGGAGGCGCTGGCGGTGCTCGCGCGCCACAACATCGGCGCGCTCATCGTCGCGGACGCCGCGGGCAAGCCCGTCGGGATCCTGTCCGAGCGCGACATCGTGCGCGAGGCGGCGAAGAACGAGGCGGTCTTCGCCCGGCGCGTGGGCGATCTCATGACCCGCGACGTCATCATGGGCCAGCCGCACGACGACCTCCAGGCGGTGGCGAACACGATGACCGAGAAGCGGATCCGTCACTTGCCCGTCATGGACAAGGGCAAGCTCGTCGGCATCGTCTCGATCGGCGACGTCGTCAAGGCGCAGCGGGACCACTACCGCGGCGAGGCGGACACCCTCCAGGCGATGATCCTCGACCCCGACCCCGGACACGGGCGCTGA
- a CDS encoding FAD-dependent oxidoreductase, which yields MPRAGTVEQPLRVAVVGAGPTGFYAADALLRREGVAVEVDLYDRLPTPYGLVRLGVAPDHQKIKSVTAAFDKVAADPRFRFFGGVEFGKDLTLADLRAHYHQILFSTGAQTDRRMGIPGEDLAGSHPATEFVAWYNGHPDYDDSEFDLSVERAAVVGVGNVAVDVARILSRSRAELARTDIADHALEALARSRIREVYLLGRRGPAQAAFTNPEIKELGELEGADIEVRPEEVELDPLSRAAVEKSQDRATLKKIEILQGYALRRPAGKARKLVVRFLVSPVELVGDATGRVVTMRLVRNELDATPTGALQPRATDRFEELPVGLVFRSVGYRGVPLPGVPFNESWGVILNDRGRVLDPDTKEPVVGEYAAGWIKRGPTGVIGTNKPDAAETVQCMFEDLEQGSVIQPSQPSAAAAEALVRQRKPTFFSYADWLRLNEIEVARGRAQGRPRVKFTRVEDMLAALGRCASVPAAPRRG from the coding sequence ATGCCGCGAGCGGGCACGGTCGAGCAGCCGCTGCGCGTCGCGGTCGTCGGCGCCGGCCCGACCGGCTTCTACGCGGCGGACGCCCTGCTCCGGAGGGAGGGTGTCGCCGTCGAGGTGGACCTCTACGACCGGCTGCCGACGCCGTACGGCCTGGTCCGGCTCGGCGTCGCGCCCGACCACCAGAAGATCAAGTCCGTCACCGCCGCGTTCGACAAGGTCGCGGCCGACCCGCGGTTCCGCTTCTTCGGCGGCGTCGAGTTCGGCAAGGACCTGACGCTCGCCGACCTGCGCGCGCACTACCACCAGATCCTTTTCAGCACGGGCGCCCAGACGGACCGGCGCATGGGGATCCCCGGCGAGGACCTCGCCGGCAGCCATCCGGCGACGGAGTTCGTCGCCTGGTACAACGGTCACCCCGACTACGACGACTCGGAGTTCGACCTGTCGGTGGAGCGCGCGGCGGTGGTCGGCGTGGGCAACGTCGCGGTGGACGTGGCGCGCATCCTCTCCCGGAGCCGCGCAGAGCTCGCGCGGACGGACATCGCCGACCACGCGCTCGAGGCGCTCGCCCGGAGCCGGATCAGGGAGGTCTACCTGCTCGGCCGCCGCGGCCCGGCGCAGGCCGCCTTCACGAATCCGGAAATCAAGGAGCTTGGCGAGCTCGAGGGCGCCGACATCGAGGTGCGCCCCGAGGAGGTCGAGCTCGACCCCCTGAGCCGCGCGGCCGTCGAGAAGAGCCAGGACCGGGCGACGCTGAAGAAGATCGAGATCCTTCAGGGCTACGCGCTCCGGAGGCCGGCCGGCAAGGCGCGCAAGCTCGTCGTGCGCTTCCTCGTCTCACCGGTCGAGCTCGTCGGCGACGCGACGGGCCGGGTGGTCACGATGCGCCTCGTGAGGAACGAGCTGGACGCGACGCCGACCGGCGCGCTCCAGCCGCGCGCGACGGACCGGTTCGAGGAGCTCCCCGTCGGCCTCGTCTTCCGCTCGGTCGGCTATCGGGGCGTGCCGCTCCCGGGCGTGCCGTTCAACGAGAGCTGGGGCGTCATCCTGAACGACCGCGGCCGGGTGCTCGATCCCGACACGAAGGAGCCCGTCGTCGGCGAGTACGCCGCCGGCTGGATCAAGCGGGGACCGACCGGCGTCATCGGCACCAACAAGCCCGACGCCGCGGAGACGGTCCAGTGCATGTTCGAGGACCTGGAGCAGGGGAGCGTGATCCAGCCGAGCCAGCCCTCCGCGGCCGCGGCCGAGGCGCTCGTCCGGCAGCGGAAGCCGACCTTCTTCTCCTACGCCGACTGGCTCAGGCTCAACGAGATCGAGGTGGCCCGCGGGCGGGCCCAGGGGCGGCCGCGGGTCAAGTTCACCCGCGTCGAGGACATGCTGGCGGCCCTCGGCCGCTGCGCGAGCGTCCCGGCGGCCCCCAGACGGGGCTGA
- a CDS encoding GspE/PulE family protein, whose protein sequence is MAESESVLVLQERLAYEQRLVQLVDRIHAAKSLETIFIELQGEILGLIDADRMTLYAVDTDRREIYSKFLAIDTVKEIRLPISERSIAGFVAATGKIVNIADAYDKAELARISPTLSFDSSVDKKTGYRTQQIVAMPILHEGKALGIIQILNKKKGPKFTKDDETGVSRIAKTLGIAFNNQAQLLQSQTRPKTKFDYLLGQTRITQDELNSALAESRRRQVDVESILIEQYKVPKAELGISLSQFYRCPFVEFDDKIIPPPDLMKDQKLEYLKRNFWLPIRRDDDGIVVLIDNPQDLQRADSVVQAMKNRKIKWAVGLRKDILHFLSAVSGEAQSRDAIGNILGELSQDAPTESEVTAGEVDENDNAVIRLANQIIVDACKARASDIHIEPYGVQKDTVIRYRVDGSCSEYQKIPGVYRRAVVARLKIMAQLDIAERRKPQDGKIKFKLPDGREIELRVATIPTANQNEDMVMRVLSASEPIQLDKLGMTERNLRELKRIAEKPYGLILCVGPTGSGKTTTLHSVLGYINKPERKIWTAEDPVEITQYGLRQVQVMPKIGFTFAQAMRAFLRADPDVIMVGEMRDEETASTGIEASLTGHLVFSTLHTNSSVETVIRLLDMGLDSFNFADALLGVLAQRLVKRICSECKTEYHPERREYDELAEAYGREAFASAPRYDESFVLYKGKGCANCAKSGYRGRAGIHELLIASDEVKHLISTKARVVEMLTLAKSEGMTTLVQDGVLKSLQGLTDFRQVKAVAIK, encoded by the coding sequence GTGGCCGAGTCAGAGTCGGTTCTCGTCCTTCAGGAACGGCTGGCGTACGAGCAGCGGCTCGTCCAGCTCGTCGATCGCATCCACGCCGCCAAGAGCCTCGAGACGATCTTCATCGAGCTCCAGGGGGAGATCCTCGGGCTGATCGACGCCGACCGGATGACCCTCTATGCCGTCGACACCGATCGGAGGGAGATCTACTCGAAGTTCCTGGCGATCGACACGGTCAAGGAGATCCGCCTCCCCATCAGCGAGCGCTCGATCGCCGGCTTCGTGGCGGCGACCGGCAAGATCGTCAACATCGCCGACGCCTACGACAAGGCGGAGCTCGCGCGGATCTCGCCGACGCTCAGCTTCGACAGCTCCGTCGACAAGAAGACCGGCTACCGGACCCAGCAGATCGTGGCGATGCCGATCCTCCACGAGGGCAAGGCCCTCGGCATCATCCAGATCCTCAACAAGAAGAAGGGTCCCAAGTTCACGAAGGACGACGAGACCGGCGTCTCGCGCATCGCCAAGACGCTCGGCATCGCCTTCAACAACCAGGCCCAGCTCCTGCAGAGCCAGACCCGGCCCAAGACCAAGTTCGACTATCTCCTGGGCCAGACGCGGATCACGCAGGACGAGCTCAACTCCGCCCTCGCCGAATCGCGCCGCCGCCAGGTGGACGTCGAGTCGATCCTGATCGAGCAGTACAAGGTGCCGAAGGCCGAGCTCGGCATCTCGCTCTCCCAGTTCTACCGCTGCCCCTTCGTCGAGTTCGACGACAAGATCATCCCGCCGCCCGACCTGATGAAGGACCAGAAGCTCGAGTACCTGAAGCGCAACTTCTGGCTGCCGATCCGGCGCGACGACGACGGCATCGTCGTCCTCATCGACAACCCCCAGGACCTGCAGCGCGCGGACAGCGTCGTGCAGGCGATGAAGAACCGCAAGATCAAGTGGGCGGTCGGCCTGCGGAAGGACATCCTCCACTTCCTCAGCGCCGTGAGCGGCGAGGCGCAGTCGCGGGACGCGATCGGCAACATCCTCGGCGAGCTGTCGCAGGACGCCCCGACCGAGAGCGAGGTCACGGCCGGCGAGGTGGACGAGAACGACAACGCCGTCATCCGCCTCGCGAACCAGATCATCGTGGACGCCTGCAAGGCGCGCGCCTCCGACATCCACATCGAGCCCTACGGCGTCCAGAAGGACACGGTGATCCGGTACCGCGTGGACGGCAGCTGCTCCGAGTACCAGAAGATCCCCGGCGTCTACCGGCGCGCCGTCGTCGCGCGGCTCAAGATCATGGCCCAGCTCGACATCGCCGAGCGGCGCAAGCCGCAGGACGGCAAGATCAAGTTCAAGCTGCCGGACGGGCGCGAGATCGAGCTCCGCGTCGCCACGATCCCGACCGCGAACCAGAACGAAGACATGGTCATGCGGGTCCTGTCCGCGAGCGAGCCGATCCAGCTCGACAAGCTCGGGATGACGGAGCGCAACCTCCGCGAGCTGAAGAGGATCGCGGAGAAGCCCTACGGGCTGATCCTCTGCGTCGGGCCGACCGGCTCGGGCAAGACGACCACGCTCCACTCCGTGCTCGGCTACATCAACAAGCCGGAGCGGAAGATCTGGACCGCGGAGGATCCCGTCGAGATCACGCAGTACGGCCTGCGCCAGGTCCAGGTGATGCCGAAGATCGGCTTCACGTTCGCCCAGGCGATGCGCGCCTTCCTCCGCGCCGACCCCGACGTGATCATGGTCGGTGAGATGCGCGACGAGGAGACGGCCTCCACCGGCATCGAGGCCTCGCTCACCGGCCACCTCGTCTTCTCGACGCTCCACACGAACAGCTCCGTGGAGACGGTCATCCGGCTCCTCGACATGGGCCTCGACTCGTTCAACTTCGCCGACGCGCTCCTGGGCGTCCTCGCCCAGCGGCTCGTCAAGCGCATCTGCTCGGAGTGCAAGACCGAGTACCACCCGGAGCGGAGGGAGTACGACGAGCTCGCCGAGGCGTACGGCCGCGAGGCGTTCGCGTCGGCGCCCCGGTACGACGAGTCGTTCGTGCTCTACAAGGGCAAGGGCTGTGCGAACTGCGCCAAGTCGGGCTACCGCGGCCGCGCGGGCATCCACGAGCTCCTCATCGCGAGCGACGAGGTGAAGCATCTCATCTCGACCAAGGCGCGGGTCGTCGAGATGCTGACGCTCGCGAAGTCCGAGGGGATGACGACGCTCGTCCAGGATGGCGTGCTGAAGTCGCTGCAGGGTCTCACGGACTTCCGGCAGGTCAAGGCCGTCGCGATCAAGTAG
- a CDS encoding MFS transporter translates to MIHPDVVAVFGAKAARTFCYGFLGVLFPLYLSNLGVGTAGIGTAITLTLVGSAALTWAIRRPAERFGGRPVLVGLALLSGTAALILLASRDPRLVVLAAMLGNLAVGTGETGPFLALEQVLIARAVDARRRTTVLSAYNLAGYAAAAVGSALAGMLAPSRLFLFFLAGAAVQCLAYARLAGGAPVARPRDVGPRLSSGPLIRRLAALGALDSFAGGFVLQSLVAYYFHARYGLGLEALGWMFGTAQVLTAASLLLAPRAVRRFGLLATMVLSHLVSNVFLVAIAAAPTAAAAAVLLFARHLLSQMDVPTRQAYVMAIVEDHEREAAAATTNLARTVAQAMTPALTGWVMQAVALSSPFVLGGGLKIVYDLLLYRTFKDVKVDRE, encoded by the coding sequence TTGATTCACCCCGACGTCGTCGCGGTGTTCGGAGCGAAGGCGGCCCGGACCTTCTGTTACGGCTTCCTCGGCGTCCTGTTCCCGCTCTACCTGAGCAACCTGGGGGTGGGCACGGCCGGGATCGGCACGGCGATCACCCTCACGCTCGTCGGGAGCGCGGCGCTGACGTGGGCGATCCGCCGCCCGGCGGAGCGGTTCGGCGGCCGCCCCGTCCTCGTGGGACTCGCCCTCCTGTCGGGAACGGCGGCGCTGATCCTCCTGGCCTCCCGCGATCCGCGGCTCGTCGTCCTCGCGGCGATGCTCGGCAACCTCGCCGTGGGCACCGGCGAGACGGGCCCGTTCCTCGCGCTCGAGCAGGTGCTGATCGCTCGCGCCGTGGACGCCCGGCGGCGCACGACGGTGCTCAGCGCCTACAACCTCGCCGGCTACGCGGCCGCGGCGGTCGGGTCCGCGCTGGCGGGCATGCTGGCCCCGTCGCGGCTCTTTCTCTTCTTCCTCGCGGGCGCCGCCGTCCAGTGCCTCGCGTACGCGCGGCTCGCCGGCGGCGCGCCGGTGGCGCGGCCGCGCGACGTCGGGCCCCGGCTGTCCTCGGGCCCGCTCATCCGCCGCCTCGCGGCGCTCGGGGCGCTCGACTCGTTCGCGGGCGGATTCGTCCTGCAGTCGCTCGTCGCCTATTACTTTCACGCGCGCTACGGCCTCGGCCTCGAGGCCCTCGGCTGGATGTTCGGCACGGCGCAGGTGCTCACGGCGGCCTCGCTGCTGCTCGCGCCGCGCGCCGTCCGGCGCTTCGGCCTGCTGGCGACGATGGTCCTGTCGCACCTCGTCTCCAACGTCTTCCTGGTGGCGATCGCCGCCGCGCCGACCGCCGCGGCGGCTGCGGTTCTACTCTTCGCGCGCCACCTGCTCTCGCAGATGGACGTGCCCACGCGGCAGGCCTACGTGATGGCGATCGTCGAGGACCACGAGCGCGAGGCGGCGGCCGCGACGACGAACCTCGCGCGCACGGTGGCGCAGGCCATGACGCCCGCGCTGACGGGCTGGGTCATGCAGGCCGTGGCCCTCTCCTCACCGTTCGTCCTGGGCGGCGGCCTCAAGATCGTCTACGACCTCCTGCTCTACCGCACCTTCAAGGACGTCAAGGTCGACCGCGAGTAG